A single window of Spirochaetaceae bacterium DNA harbors:
- a CDS encoding FAD-containing oxidoreductase, translating into MAHTYDAIVIGTGQAGPSLAAELSAAGMRTAVIERHLFGGTCVNVGCIPTKALVASARAAHVARRAADFGVVIGGEVAVDMARVKARKDAIVRRSATGVERWMKSLANCTVFRGHGRFEGDHRVRVGDEVLEAERVFINVGARAFVPPLPGVEEVDYLTNSTIMELDTLPEHLVIVGGGYIGLEFAQMFRRFGSEVTLIDRGDRLIGRESEDVSAAVAAILEGEGVRLRLGAECMAFERRGAAVAATLECRDDEPEVAGSHLLLAVGRRPNTDDLGLETTGIEVNARGHIRVDDALQTCVPGVWALGECNGRGAFTHTAYHDYEIVAGNLLHGDPRRVTDRIDCYALYIDPPLGRVGMTEAQVRTSGRRALVATRPMTRVGRAVEKSETQGFMKVLVDAETERILGAAILGVGGDEVIHSILDVMYADAPYTVIRRAVHIHPTVAELIPTMLADLEPLE; encoded by the coding sequence GTGGCACACACGTACGATGCGATCGTTATTGGTACCGGACAGGCGGGGCCCAGCTTGGCGGCGGAGCTGTCGGCGGCCGGCATGCGGACGGCGGTGATCGAGCGCCACCTGTTCGGGGGGACGTGCGTCAACGTCGGCTGCATTCCCACGAAGGCGCTGGTAGCGAGCGCCCGCGCGGCTCACGTCGCCCGCCGCGCCGCCGACTTCGGGGTGGTAATCGGGGGCGAGGTGGCGGTCGACATGGCGCGGGTGAAGGCGCGCAAGGACGCCATCGTGCGGCGCTCGGCCACGGGCGTGGAACGCTGGATGAAGTCGTTGGCCAACTGCACCGTGTTCCGGGGCCACGGCCGGTTCGAGGGCGACCACCGGGTGCGGGTGGGCGACGAGGTGCTGGAGGCGGAGCGGGTCTTCATCAACGTGGGTGCGCGCGCGTTCGTGCCGCCGCTTCCGGGCGTGGAGGAGGTGGACTACCTGACCAACTCCACGATCATGGAGCTGGACACCCTGCCGGAGCACCTGGTGATCGTGGGCGGCGGCTACATCGGGCTGGAGTTCGCGCAGATGTTCCGCCGCTTCGGCAGCGAGGTGACGCTGATCGACCGCGGCGACCGGCTGATAGGGCGCGAGTCGGAGGACGTGTCGGCGGCGGTGGCGGCGATCCTGGAGGGTGAGGGGGTACGGCTGCGGCTGGGCGCCGAGTGCATGGCGTTCGAGCGCCGCGGGGCGGCGGTGGCGGCCACCCTGGAGTGCCGCGACGACGAGCCGGAGGTGGCCGGCTCGCACCTGCTGCTGGCGGTGGGCCGGCGCCCCAACACCGACGACCTGGGGCTGGAGACCACCGGCATCGAGGTGAACGCGCGCGGCCACATCCGGGTGGACGATGCCCTGCAGACCTGCGTGCCGGGGGTGTGGGCGCTCGGCGAGTGCAACGGGCGCGGCGCCTTTACCCACACCGCCTACCACGACTACGAGATCGTCGCCGGCAACCTGCTGCACGGCGACCCGCGGCGGGTGACCGACCGTATCGACTGCTACGCGCTGTACATCGACCCGCCGCTCGGCCGGGTGGGCATGACCGAGGCTCAGGTGCGCACGTCGGGCCGCCGCGCCCTGGTCGCCACGCGCCCGATGACCCGGGTCGGGCGCGCCGTGGAGAAGAGCGAGACGCAGGGGTTCATGAAGGTGCTGGTGGACGCGGAGACCGAGCGCATCCTGGGCGCCGCCATCCTCGGCGTCGGCGGCGACGAGGTGATCCACTCGATCCTGGACGTGATGTACGCCGACGCCCCCTACACCGTGATCCGCCGCGCCGTGCACATCCACCCCACCGTCGCCGAGCTGATCCCCACCATGCTCGCCGACTTGGAGCCGTTGGAGTAA
- a CDS encoding HEPN domain-containing protein, which translates to MSRLRQGNGDDYPEAAGKHLKDAGVLMTGSRPDGAAYLAGYVVECALKALIQVQTGRGLRSHDLAGIRRSLGAIAAQAGPQTQRHFATAAALLSNARILSWNPEMRYRAGGRVTSTVAGSWLQEAGAVYSRVIGGLRLDGVI; encoded by the coding sequence GTGAGTCGTCTCCGACAGGGCAACGGCGATGACTATCCGGAAGCCGCTGGCAAGCACCTCAAGGACGCCGGGGTTCTCATGACCGGATCGCGCCCCGACGGCGCCGCCTATCTGGCGGGCTACGTAGTGGAGTGTGCGTTGAAGGCACTGATTCAGGTGCAGACCGGGCGAGGTCTCCGATCTCACGACTTGGCCGGCATCCGCCGCTCACTTGGCGCGATTGCCGCTCAAGCCGGTCCACAAACGCAGCGCCACTTCGCTACTGCTGCCGCGCTCCTGAGTAATGCGCGTATTCTGAGCTGGAACCCCGAGATGCGCTACCGTGCGGGCGGCAGGGTCACGTCCACTGTTGCCGGGTCGTGGCTACAAGAAGCCGGCGCTGTGTATTCGAGAGTCATCGGCGGCCTGCGTCTCGACGGAGTGATTTGA
- a CDS encoding P-loop NTPase: protein MLHVDEAHDRAESILKRFLSDKPSSWRILLIKDLFARLRVILWCPKSRWEAASVEIDQVLQDEAPNYWTREVLRGSGKNEPPDGEWQAEAWQQGTPIGDTGGVRVMERQRTKEGWFEAPAAPPWTAARGRPTITSFYSFKGGVGRSTALAATALHLAAAGERVVVLDADLDAPGVGFLLSAHDGATASWGVVDYLIEQPLLGGNDELDLSDYFHRCPPSLFSGTGEIMVFPAGTTDGRYVAKLARLDYATLHGGETHPFVRLLEQIRQELAPDWILIDARAGLANVSGFVMGGLCHVHVVVGTLAEASWRGLAMILERLGADQVRAQRPQAECVLVAAMVPRSQERQYQESVAWFTDRAQDVFSDRYYAAPDQGDQFWTVDDVESSDAPHVPVPLSYDERLVLFRELDEVAKDVLLDGEPYRRLAERVRTSQARAR, encoded by the coding sequence ATGCTCCACGTCGACGAGGCCCACGACCGTGCAGAATCCATCCTGAAGAGATTTCTGTCAGACAAGCCGTCATCATGGCGCATCCTGCTGATCAAGGACCTGTTTGCCCGGCTCCGGGTCATCCTCTGGTGCCCGAAGTCGCGTTGGGAGGCGGCGAGTGTCGAGATCGATCAGGTTCTCCAGGACGAAGCGCCCAACTATTGGACTCGTGAGGTGCTTCGTGGCTCCGGCAAGAACGAGCCTCCCGACGGCGAATGGCAAGCTGAGGCATGGCAACAAGGCACTCCCATCGGCGACACCGGCGGGGTGCGCGTCATGGAACGACAACGCACCAAGGAGGGCTGGTTCGAAGCACCCGCGGCGCCCCCCTGGACCGCGGCTAGGGGAAGGCCGACCATCACTTCCTTCTACTCCTTCAAGGGCGGAGTAGGACGGTCGACGGCGCTGGCTGCCACGGCCCTGCACCTGGCTGCAGCCGGTGAGCGGGTCGTGGTCCTCGATGCCGATCTCGACGCTCCGGGCGTGGGGTTCCTGTTGAGCGCCCACGATGGTGCTACCGCATCCTGGGGGGTCGTCGACTACCTGATCGAGCAACCTCTCCTCGGCGGCAACGACGAGCTCGACTTGAGCGACTACTTCCATCGTTGTCCGCCCTCGTTGTTCTCCGGAACTGGAGAGATCATGGTCTTCCCGGCAGGGACGACCGATGGCAGGTACGTCGCGAAGCTGGCGCGGCTCGACTACGCAACCCTCCACGGGGGCGAGACCCATCCGTTTGTCCGGCTACTTGAGCAGATTCGCCAAGAGCTTGCTCCGGACTGGATCCTCATTGACGCACGAGCCGGCCTTGCGAACGTATCGGGGTTCGTAATGGGAGGCCTGTGCCACGTGCACGTGGTGGTTGGAACGCTCGCGGAAGCAAGCTGGCGCGGACTGGCGATGATACTGGAACGACTTGGGGCCGACCAAGTACGCGCGCAGAGACCACAGGCCGAGTGTGTCTTGGTAGCAGCCATGGTGCCGCGCTCCCAGGAACGCCAATATCAGGAATCGGTGGCTTGGTTTACCGACCGCGCCCAGGACGTGTTCAGCGACCGATACTACGCCGCACCGGATCAGGGGGACCAATTCTGGACGGTGGACGACGTGGAGAGCAGCGATGCACCGCACGTTCCCGTGCCCCTGTCGTACGATGAGCGTCTTGTACTATTTCGCGAACTCGATGAGGTTGCGAAGGATGTCCTGCTGGACGGTGAACCCTACCGCAGACTCGCCGAGCGCGTGCGGACCAGTCAGGCGCGAGCCCGGTAG